One Streptomyces sp. RPA4-2 genomic window carries:
- a CDS encoding DUF2252 domain-containing protein, with protein sequence MNSPFTADSGTRHRTPRERAALGKDARSRVPRSSHAEFAPMAKRPDPVDVIEAQSATRVPELVPIRYGRMTESPFRFYRGAAAVMAGDLADTPRTGIRTQLCGDAHLLNFRLLASPERRLMFDINDFDETLPGPWEWDVKRLSASFVIAGRANGFSAKERAGIVRSTVRSYREWMRHFAEMGNLPVWYAQFDENWVWTHFVQDVGARARDRWAQSVAKARTRDSLQAFGKLTHLVDGKTRIAAGPPLITPFEDLLADVERGALEKQIRRMIERYGRSLQADRRFLMEQYRLVDMARKVVGVGSVGTRCWIVLLLGRDDRDPLLLQAKEAGESVLAPFVGAGAGGHRTQGERVISGQRLMQATSDIFLGWERAEGVDGGRRDFYIRQLRDWKGIAEPGTMEPAGMRAFGELCGATLARAHARSGDRIAIAAYLGAGDVFDRALVTFAERYADQNERDHQALVDAVRTGRVTAEAA encoded by the coding sequence GTGAATTCCCCCTTCACGGCCGACAGCGGCACCCGGCACCGCACACCGCGGGAACGAGCGGCACTCGGCAAGGACGCCCGCTCCCGCGTTCCCCGCTCCAGCCACGCGGAGTTCGCGCCCATGGCGAAGCGGCCCGACCCGGTGGACGTCATCGAGGCCCAGTCGGCGACGAGGGTGCCCGAGCTCGTACCGATCCGCTACGGCAGGATGACCGAGTCGCCGTTCCGCTTCTACCGGGGAGCGGCCGCCGTCATGGCAGGGGACCTCGCCGACACCCCACGGACCGGCATCAGGACACAACTCTGCGGCGACGCGCACCTGTTGAACTTCCGACTGCTGGCCTCGCCCGAGCGCCGCCTGATGTTCGACATCAACGACTTCGACGAGACGCTGCCCGGCCCCTGGGAATGGGACGTCAAAAGGCTCTCCGCCAGCTTCGTCATCGCCGGCCGGGCCAACGGCTTCAGCGCCAAGGAACGGGCCGGCATCGTACGGTCGACGGTGCGGTCCTACCGCGAGTGGATGCGGCACTTCGCCGAGATGGGCAATCTCCCTGTCTGGTACGCCCAGTTCGACGAGAACTGGGTGTGGACGCACTTCGTCCAGGACGTGGGCGCAAGGGCCCGCGACCGCTGGGCGCAGTCGGTGGCCAAGGCACGCACCCGTGACAGCCTCCAGGCCTTCGGCAAACTCACCCACCTCGTCGACGGGAAGACACGCATCGCCGCCGGCCCGCCGCTGATCACGCCGTTCGAGGACCTGCTCGCGGACGTGGAACGCGGCGCGCTGGAGAAGCAGATCCGCCGCATGATCGAACGGTACGGCCGGAGCCTCCAGGCGGACCGCCGGTTCCTGATGGAGCAGTACCGCCTCGTCGACATGGCCCGCAAGGTGGTCGGGGTCGGCAGCGTGGGCACCCGCTGCTGGATCGTGCTCCTGCTCGGCCGCGACGACAGGGATCCGCTGCTCCTGCAGGCCAAGGAGGCGGGCGAATCCGTCCTGGCACCCTTTGTCGGCGCCGGCGCCGGCGGCCACCGGACGCAGGGCGAGCGCGTGATCTCCGGCCAGCGGCTGATGCAGGCCACCAGCGACATCTTCCTCGGCTGGGAACGGGCCGAGGGTGTCGACGGCGGCCGACGGGACTTCTACATACGGCAGTTGCGTGACTGGAAGGGCATCGCCGAGCCCGGGACGATGGAGCCGGCCGGGATGCGCGCCTTCGGTGAACTGTGCGGCGCCACGCTGGCCCGCGCGCACGCGAGGTCGGGCGACCGGATCGCCATCGCCGCGTATCTGGGCGCGGGCGACGTCTTCGACCGGGCGCTGGTGACGTTCGCCGAGCGGTACGCCGACCAGAACGAGAGGGACCACCAGGCACTCGTGGACGCCGTCCGTACGGGGCGGGTGACGGCCGAAGCGGCCTGA
- a CDS encoding glycoside hydrolase family 15 protein, whose product MDRYPPIADHGLIGDLQTAALVSSHGVIDWFAAPRFDSPSVFAALLDHDDGGHFLLAPESPEGTWKQLYYPDSAVVVTRFMSPDGVGEIIDHMPVLPGPTPTDRHSIVRVVRAVRGTVRFTLECRPRFDYARLRHELDLTAEKATFRAPGVTAHLQATMPLERDGHDVRGSVTLSDGETAAVVFSMCDPGGEAPPPPTDEGITEGLWENVDFWQKWVRTSRYRGRWTEMVHRSAITLKLLTYAPTGAPVAAATMGLPEQVGGERNWDYRYTWVRDGSLSVRALLDLGFVEEATHFTRWLGDRLGAWEGPDGEPLQIMYRVDGDPRLTEEILGHLEGYRGSYPVRAGNAASGQLQLDIYGEALYALAESRSVGEQAGYHGWKGLARTLDWLADSWDRPDEGIWETRGGRKDFTYSRVMCWAAFDRGLKLAAEFSRPADTVRWTRARDEILEQVMERGWNEREQALVQHYGGDVLDASLLLAPRVGFLAPRSPAWLNTLDAMDRVLVSDSLVYRYDPEASPDGLRGCEGTFSLCTFLYVDALARAGRLPQARYAFEKMLTYANHVGLFAEEIGPSGEQLGNFPQAFTHLSLIMAATTLDEALDALHLSR is encoded by the coding sequence ATGGATCGTTACCCGCCCATCGCCGACCACGGGCTCATCGGGGACCTCCAGACCGCGGCGCTGGTGTCCTCCCACGGCGTGATCGACTGGTTCGCGGCGCCGCGCTTCGACTCGCCCAGCGTCTTCGCGGCCCTGCTGGACCACGATGACGGCGGTCACTTCCTGCTCGCCCCCGAGAGCCCCGAGGGGACCTGGAAACAGCTCTACTACCCGGACAGCGCCGTCGTCGTGACCCGCTTCATGTCACCCGACGGGGTCGGCGAGATCATCGACCACATGCCGGTCCTGCCGGGCCCGACGCCGACCGACCGGCACAGTATCGTCCGCGTCGTCCGCGCGGTACGCGGCACCGTGCGCTTCACCCTCGAATGCCGGCCGCGGTTCGACTACGCGCGGCTCCGGCACGAACTCGACCTGACCGCCGAGAAGGCGACGTTCCGCGCCCCGGGCGTGACCGCCCATCTGCAGGCCACCATGCCGCTCGAACGGGACGGACACGACGTCCGGGGCAGCGTCACCCTCAGCGACGGGGAGACGGCGGCCGTGGTGTTCAGCATGTGCGACCCCGGCGGGGAGGCGCCACCGCCCCCCACCGACGAGGGGATCACCGAAGGACTGTGGGAGAACGTCGACTTCTGGCAGAAATGGGTGCGCACCTCGCGCTACCGAGGCCGCTGGACGGAGATGGTCCACCGCTCCGCGATCACCCTCAAGCTCCTCACGTACGCCCCCACGGGCGCGCCGGTCGCCGCCGCCACCATGGGACTGCCCGAACAGGTCGGCGGGGAGCGCAACTGGGACTACCGGTACACCTGGGTACGGGACGGCTCCCTGTCGGTGCGGGCCCTGCTCGACCTCGGCTTCGTGGAGGAGGCCACCCACTTCACCCGCTGGCTCGGTGACCGGCTGGGCGCCTGGGAAGGACCGGACGGGGAACCCCTCCAGATCATGTACCGGGTCGACGGCGACCCCCGCCTGACGGAGGAGATCCTGGGGCACTTGGAGGGCTACCGCGGCTCCTACCCGGTCCGGGCCGGCAACGCGGCCTCCGGTCAACTGCAGCTCGACATCTACGGCGAGGCCCTGTACGCGCTGGCCGAGAGCCGCTCGGTCGGCGAACAGGCCGGCTACCACGGGTGGAAGGGCCTGGCCCGCACCCTGGACTGGCTGGCCGACTCCTGGGACCGGCCCGACGAGGGCATCTGGGAGACCCGCGGCGGCCGCAAGGACTTCACCTACAGCCGGGTGATGTGCTGGGCGGCCTTCGACCGCGGTCTGAAACTGGCGGCCGAGTTCAGCAGGCCGGCCGACACCGTCCGCTGGACCCGGGCCCGGGACGAGATCCTCGAACAGGTCATGGAGCGCGGCTGGAACGAGAGGGAACAGGCCCTGGTCCAGCACTACGGCGGCGACGTCCTGGACGCCTCACTGCTGCTCGCCCCCCGCGTCGGGTTCCTGGCCCCGCGCAGTCCCGCCTGGCTCAACACGCTCGACGCCATGGACCGCGTCCTCGTCTCCGACAGCCTCGTCTACCGCTACGACCCCGAGGCATCCCCGGACGGACTGCGCGGCTGCGAGGGGACGTTCAGCCTGTGCACGTTCCTGTACGTCGACGCCCTCGCCCGCGCGGGACGCCTCCCCCAGGCCCGCTACGCCTTCGAGAAGATGCTGACGTACGCGAACCATGTCGGCCTGTTCGCCGAGGAGATCGGCCCCAGCGGGGAGCAACTCGGCAACTTCCCCCAGGCCTTCACCCACCTCTCGCTCATCATGGCCGCGACGACGCTGGACGAGGCGCTCGACGCCCTCCACCTCAGCCGCTGA
- a CDS encoding VWA domain-containing protein — MTGRTAEHLTDQSAGRTAESEIAGGTSPGVDPHDNRRQALYWRLLARLFDHEEHAALESASLAVVEDIGLPPALLDPQASVDSIVQRHPELAGEFDGLMTPESGSGPGSGTGSEDGDPEDEDEDEGEGDRDRAAEVRRAALVSKVLLNVFASGSGTVTAGQLARWQSDAGWLERALGCRPGDLRGGRAAGGAGTAAAGPGVGPTGTGGRGTTPDLSRLIPAIGPELGAIEADLVKRMRLREVLADPRLAAQLTPSMSLIEQLLRDKDNLSGVALANAKALIRRFVDEVAQVLRTEVEKTSVGALDRSVPPKRVFRNLDLDRTIWKNLTNWSPEEERLYVDRLYYRHTARRTTPQRLIVVVDQSGSMVDSMVNCTILASIFAGLPKVDVHLIAYDTQALDLTPWVHDPFETLLRTNLGGGTDGTAAMTLAQPKIAEPRNTVVVWISDFYEWRTEELFQSMAALHRSGARFIPVGSVTSSGRGSVNPWFRERFKDLGTPVLSGHIRKLVHELKTFLA; from the coding sequence ATGACGGGTCGCACGGCCGAGCACCTGACGGATCAGTCGGCCGGTCGGACGGCCGAATCGGAGATCGCGGGCGGCACCTCGCCCGGAGTGGACCCCCACGACAACCGCCGTCAGGCTCTGTACTGGCGGCTCCTCGCCCGGCTCTTCGACCACGAGGAGCACGCCGCGCTCGAATCTGCGAGCCTCGCCGTCGTCGAGGACATCGGTCTTCCGCCCGCGCTGCTGGACCCGCAGGCCTCCGTCGACTCGATCGTGCAGCGCCACCCGGAGCTGGCCGGCGAGTTCGACGGTCTGATGACACCCGAGTCCGGATCCGGTCCCGGGTCCGGGACCGGTTCGGAGGACGGCGACCCAGAAGACGAAGACGAAGACGAAGGCGAAGGCGACCGCGACCGGGCCGCCGAAGTACGCCGCGCCGCGCTGGTGTCGAAGGTGCTCCTGAACGTCTTCGCCTCCGGTTCCGGCACGGTCACGGCCGGGCAGCTGGCACGCTGGCAGTCCGACGCGGGCTGGCTGGAGCGAGCGCTCGGCTGCAGGCCGGGGGACCTGCGCGGCGGCCGCGCGGCCGGCGGAGCCGGGACGGCCGCCGCCGGGCCCGGGGTCGGCCCGACCGGCACCGGCGGCCGCGGTACGACACCCGACCTCAGCCGGCTGATCCCGGCGATCGGCCCCGAACTCGGCGCCATCGAGGCCGACCTCGTCAAGCGGATGCGCCTGCGCGAGGTACTGGCCGACCCCCGGCTCGCCGCGCAACTGACCCCGAGCATGTCGCTGATCGAGCAGCTGCTGCGAGACAAGGACAACCTCTCGGGCGTGGCCCTGGCCAACGCCAAGGCCCTGATCCGCCGCTTCGTCGACGAGGTCGCCCAAGTACTGCGCACCGAGGTCGAGAAGACCTCGGTCGGCGCCCTGGACCGCTCCGTCCCGCCCAAGCGGGTGTTCCGCAACCTCGACCTCGACCGCACCATCTGGAAGAACCTCACCAACTGGAGCCCGGAGGAGGAGCGGTTGTACGTCGACCGCCTCTATTACCGGCACACCGCCCGCAGGACGACACCCCAGCGGCTGATCGTCGTCGTGGACCAGTCGGGTTCGATGGTCGACTCCATGGTGAACTGCACCATCCTGGCGTCGATCTTCGCCGGGCTGCCGAAGGTCGACGTCCACCTGATCGCGTACGACACCCAGGCGCTCGACCTCACGCCGTGGGTGCACGACCCCTTCGAGACCCTGCTGCGCACCAACCTCGGGGGCGGCACCGACGGCACGGCCGCCATGACCCTGGCCCAGCCGAAGATAGCCGAGCCGCGCAACACCGTCGTCGTGTGGATCTCCGACTTCTACGAGTGGCGGACCGAGGAGCTGTTCCAGAGCATGGCCGCCCTGCACCGCTCGGGCGCCAGGTTCATCCCGGTCGGGTCCGTGACCAGCTCCGGTCGCGGCAGCGTCAACCCGTGGTTCCGGGAGCGCTTCAAGGACCTCGGCACGCCGGTGCTCTCCGGACACATCCGCAAGCTCGTCCACGAACTCAAGACGTTCCTCGCCTAG
- a CDS encoding AAA family ATPase, with translation MSDLLRAPAEIKYAEELDWLESVDDHPKPFSWRLSPKMVRLFVLGSERSDGLDREISPKWFGDRSFVERSIVTLASDRGLLLIGDPGTGKSWLAELLSAAICRSSTLVVQGTAGTTEDHIKYSWNVSMVIAKGQSRESMIPSPIMTAMETGAIGRFEELTRSTSDVQDALISILSEKYISVPELDSDGIVFAKPGFSIIATANSRDRGVNDLSSALKRRFNFVRIPGVTNKKSEADIVRFRTEEMLRRHRIELDVPPTLLDVLLQSFADLRASAAAAGSDDEKLESALSTAEQIGVLEDAILHGNFFGERSLTAHTLASSLVGSLARREPEDLAILNKYLHGVVEPRSREEGGSWPEFLEGGREAIATLS, from the coding sequence ATGTCCGACCTGTTGCGCGCCCCCGCCGAGATCAAGTACGCCGAGGAACTCGACTGGCTGGAGTCCGTCGACGACCACCCCAAGCCCTTCTCCTGGCGGCTGTCCCCGAAGATGGTCCGCCTGTTCGTCCTGGGCTCCGAGCGTTCCGACGGCCTGGACCGGGAGATCTCCCCGAAGTGGTTCGGCGACCGCAGCTTCGTCGAGCGCTCGATCGTCACACTGGCCTCCGACCGTGGACTGCTGCTCATCGGCGACCCCGGCACCGGCAAGAGCTGGCTGGCCGAGCTGCTGTCCGCCGCGATATGCCGCAGCTCCACACTGGTCGTCCAGGGAACCGCCGGCACCACCGAGGACCACATCAAGTACTCCTGGAACGTGTCCATGGTCATCGCCAAGGGCCAGTCACGGGAGTCGATGATCCCCTCACCGATCATGACCGCGATGGAGACCGGCGCGATCGGCCGTTTCGAGGAACTCACCCGCTCCACCAGCGACGTCCAGGACGCGTTGATCTCCATCCTGTCCGAGAAGTACATCTCGGTTCCCGAACTCGACAGCGACGGCATCGTCTTCGCCAAGCCCGGCTTCTCGATCATCGCCACCGCCAACAGCCGTGACCGGGGCGTCAACGACCTGTCCTCGGCCCTCAAGCGCCGTTTCAACTTCGTCCGCATCCCGGGGGTGACCAACAAGAAGAGCGAGGCGGACATCGTGCGCTTCCGCACCGAGGAGATGCTGCGCCGCCACCGGATCGAACTGGACGTGCCGCCCACGCTGCTCGACGTGCTGCTGCAGAGCTTCGCCGACCTGCGCGCCTCGGCGGCCGCGGCCGGCAGCGACGACGAGAAACTGGAGTCCGCGCTGTCCACCGCCGAACAGATCGGCGTGCTCGAGGACGCGATCCTGCACGGCAACTTCTTCGGCGAACGCTCCCTGACCGCCCACACCCTGGCCTCCTCGCTCGTCGGGTCACTGGCCCGGCGCGAGCCCGAGGACCTGGCCATCCTCAACAAGTACCTGCACGGTGTCGTCGAGCCGCGCAGCAGGGAAGAGGGCGGATCCTGGCCGGAGTTCCTGGAGGGCGGCCGCGAAGCGATCGCCACCCTGTCATGA
- a CDS encoding YqjF family protein, with protein sequence MPTTPRLPEPVTPYAPKSLPRPLLTQQWLDLAFVHWAVAPDTVAGLLPEGTVPDVFDDVTYVGLVAFRMSRVGWLRSPGVPYLGTFPETNVRLYSVDAHGRRGVVFRSMDAARLVPVLMGRAAFRLPYLWSRMSVRAEDDVITYTSARRWPGPRGARSRIVLRRGEPIREPTGLEHFLTARWGMHNAFFGKVGYLPNDHPRWPLHRARLLTCEENLLQAAGVPAPRGEPVSVLYSPGVPVRLGRPARPAGLPTP encoded by the coding sequence GTGCCGACCACGCCGCGGTTGCCGGAGCCCGTCACCCCGTACGCGCCCAAGTCCCTGCCGAGACCGCTGCTCACCCAGCAGTGGCTCGACCTCGCCTTCGTCCACTGGGCGGTCGCCCCCGACACCGTCGCCGGTCTGCTGCCCGAGGGAACCGTCCCCGACGTGTTCGACGACGTCACCTACGTCGGCCTGGTCGCGTTCCGGATGAGCCGCGTCGGCTGGCTCCGTTCCCCCGGAGTTCCGTACCTGGGGACGTTCCCGGAGACGAACGTACGCCTGTACTCGGTGGACGCGCACGGGCGGCGCGGCGTGGTCTTCCGGTCGATGGACGCCGCCCGGCTGGTACCCGTACTGATGGGACGGGCCGCCTTCCGGCTCCCGTACCTGTGGTCCCGTATGAGCGTCCGTGCCGAGGACGACGTCATCACCTACACCAGCGCACGGCGCTGGCCGGGACCGCGCGGCGCGCGCAGCCGGATCGTCCTGCGCAGGGGCGAACCGATCCGGGAACCCACCGGGCTGGAGCACTTCCTGACCGCCCGCTGGGGCATGCACAACGCCTTCTTCGGCAAGGTCGGATACCTGCCCAACGACCACCCGCGCTGGCCTCTGCACCGCGCCCGGCTGCTCACCTGCGAGGAGAACCTTCTGCAAGCCGCGGGCGTACCGGCGCCGCGGGGAGAACCGGTGAGCGTGCTGTACTCCCCCGGTGTCCCGGTCCGGCTCGGCCGCCCGGCCCGACCGGCGGGCCTCCCCACACCTTGA
- a CDS encoding LCP family protein, with amino-acid sequence MTDPGDGPVGRATRRRAPAVPRQRAGEDSAAARTDGRAASGSAARAGSATRARSAAHGRARRGASRRRARPARRGRRILRTAAISLSLLLMVTAGAGWWFYEHLNGNLHSVPLTDGTASDSAGKEKADSFGRTPINILVMGSDGRTSASDCKLGGGCSQTGVQSGSGNADVEMVLHISADRSDATVMSIPRDTVTSVPACKNSATGTSTAGYTGMVNSALQYGPACQVATVHQLTGIPIDHFVQLDFSGVVKMSDAVGGVSACVDANVYDTYSHLKLAKGTHTLKGVAALEFVRSRHGFGDGSDLGRTYAQHIFLSSMIRKFKSAGTLTNPAAVYKLADAATKALTVDTGLGTVKKLVGLATDLDKVPAEHITFATMQTAPDPNNSDRVVAAPAARSLFATIADDQSLTGASGRTSAGATATATASAVPAARIAVTVENGTGISGRASAVAGALIDRGFSSGTTTGNAPGGAATTTLTYGTGKKAQAQTVARALGLSSSHLEQGTGSGLTLVIGTDWTSGTGFPGGHPGAPADTKAATANAHSQTADESKSCAKVSTYRTVSLNGVAMTPSQAYAAAPGRKNSAP; translated from the coding sequence ATGACTGACCCAGGGGACGGCCCCGTCGGACGGGCCACGCGCCGGCGCGCGCCGGCGGTGCCCCGGCAGCGTGCGGGCGAGGACTCCGCCGCTGCCCGGACGGATGGCCGGGCCGCCTCCGGCTCCGCGGCACGTGCCGGGTCCGCAACACGTGCCAGGTCCGCGGCACACGGTCGGGCGCGCCGCGGCGCGTCCCGGCGCCGCGCCCGGCCCGCCCGGCGCGGCAGGCGGATCCTGCGGACGGCCGCGATATCCCTGTCGCTCCTCCTCATGGTCACCGCGGGCGCCGGATGGTGGTTCTACGAGCACCTCAACGGCAACCTCCACAGCGTCCCGCTGACCGACGGCACGGCGAGCGACAGCGCGGGCAAGGAGAAGGCCGACTCCTTCGGCCGGACACCGATCAACATCCTGGTGATGGGCAGCGACGGCCGCACCAGCGCGAGCGACTGCAAACTCGGCGGCGGCTGCTCACAGACGGGCGTGCAGTCGGGAAGCGGCAACGCGGACGTGGAGATGGTGCTGCACATCTCCGCCGACCGGTCCGACGCCACCGTGATGAGCATTCCCCGCGACACCGTGACCAGCGTCCCCGCCTGCAAGAACAGCGCGACGGGTACGTCCACCGCCGGCTACACCGGCATGGTCAACAGCGCTCTGCAGTACGGTCCGGCGTGCCAGGTGGCCACCGTGCACCAGCTCACCGGCATCCCCATCGACCACTTCGTCCAGCTCGACTTCTCCGGCGTGGTGAAGATGTCGGACGCGGTGGGCGGGGTGTCCGCGTGCGTCGACGCCAACGTCTACGACACGTACTCGCACCTGAAGCTCGCCAAGGGCACCCACACCCTCAAGGGTGTCGCCGCGCTGGAGTTCGTCCGCTCACGGCACGGCTTCGGCGACGGCAGCGACCTGGGGCGCACCTACGCCCAGCACATCTTCCTCAGCTCCATGATCCGCAAGTTCAAGAGCGCGGGCACCCTCACCAACCCCGCGGCCGTCTACAAGCTGGCCGACGCCGCCACCAAGGCCCTCACGGTGGACACCGGCCTGGGCACCGTCAAGAAACTCGTCGGGCTCGCCACCGACCTGGACAAGGTCCCCGCCGAGCACATCACGTTCGCCACCATGCAGACGGCGCCCGACCCGAACAACAGCGACCGGGTCGTGGCCGCCCCGGCCGCCCGGAGCCTGTTCGCCACCATCGCGGACGACCAGTCCCTGACAGGCGCCTCCGGCAGGACGTCCGCCGGGGCCACCGCGACCGCCACGGCCTCCGCGGTACCCGCCGCACGGATCGCGGTGACGGTGGAGAACGGCACGGGCATCAGCGGCCGCGCCTCGGCCGTCGCCGGCGCCCTGATCGACCGGGGCTTCAGCTCCGGTACGACCACCGGCAACGCCCCCGGCGGCGCGGCCACGACCACGCTCACGTACGGCACCGGGAAGAAGGCGCAGGCCCAGACCGTCGCCCGCGCGCTGGGGCTCTCCTCCTCCCACCTCGAGCAGGGCACCGGCAGCGGACTGACCCTGGTGATCGGTACGGACTGGACCAGCGGCACCGGCTTCCCCGGAGGCCATCCTGGGGCTCCGGCCGACACCAAGGCCGCCACCGCGAACGCCCACTCCCAGACCGCCGACGAGTCGAAGTCCTGCGCCAAGGTGAGCACGTACCGGACGGTCAGCCTCAACGGAGTCGCCATGACCCCCTCCCAGGCCTACGCGGCAGCCCCCGGCAGGAAGAACTCGGCGCCCTGA
- a CDS encoding glycosyltransferase, producing MDELRVLSIYEGFFSGGARILHSDVVMGLHEGGQRHSVLSLNGEMYREATRQRMEDDVCFRSLTGAGVPVTSLGRSHGAPGGPDAFTGPELAATARAMAGADVILSLKEQPLGLLNQAGLPRRPVVVCLHRSDPENQGPALDELRTAVADGRIAAAICCAESTRAAYAAAGIPAELLHVIPNGVDLLRFRPDPFGRALLRTSLGVPADAPVIVFAARYAGMKNVPLFLRAARAWLRRQPEGRILMCGAGMTRANAGLREDMLAAFGDETPLTDRISLLGVRDDMEIVYAAADVVSLTSSSGEAAPLSLIEGMMCGAVPVATDVGDCASIVAGHGFLTPLDAEAVAQAWCEAVERGAEFTQALALSRERFSRTRMIAAYAGLVERVRGGSAGRVSLSVPEPLPEPLPEPF from the coding sequence ATGGACGAACTGCGTGTGCTGTCGATCTACGAAGGATTCTTTTCGGGCGGGGCCCGGATCCTGCACAGCGATGTGGTGATGGGGCTCCATGAGGGCGGTCAGCGCCACTCGGTGCTGAGCCTGAATGGCGAGATGTATCGGGAGGCGACCCGCCAGCGGATGGAGGACGACGTCTGCTTCCGGTCGCTGACCGGCGCCGGCGTTCCGGTCACCTCCCTGGGCCGCAGCCACGGGGCACCCGGTGGCCCGGACGCCTTCACCGGGCCGGAACTGGCCGCCACCGCCCGCGCCATGGCGGGCGCGGACGTCATCCTGTCGCTCAAGGAGCAGCCGCTCGGCCTGCTCAACCAGGCGGGACTGCCCCGACGGCCCGTCGTGGTGTGCCTGCACCGCTCCGATCCGGAGAACCAGGGACCGGCCCTGGACGAGCTGAGGACCGCGGTCGCGGACGGCCGGATAGCCGCCGCGATCTGCTGCGCGGAGTCGACCCGGGCGGCGTACGCGGCCGCCGGGATCCCGGCGGAGCTGCTGCACGTCATTCCGAACGGCGTGGACCTGCTGCGTTTCCGCCCCGACCCCTTCGGACGCGCTCTGCTGCGGACGTCGCTGGGGGTGCCGGCGGACGCGCCCGTGATCGTCTTCGCGGCCCGCTACGCCGGGATGAAGAACGTGCCGCTGTTCCTGCGCGCGGCCCGCGCCTGGCTGCGCCGACAGCCCGAAGGCCGCATTCTGATGTGCGGCGCCGGGATGACCAGGGCCAACGCCGGCCTGCGCGAGGACATGCTCGCCGCCTTCGGTGACGAGACCCCGCTCACCGACCGCATATCGCTGCTCGGCGTGCGCGACGACATGGAGATCGTCTACGCGGCCGCCGACGTGGTGTCACTCACCTCCTCCAGCGGCGAGGCGGCACCGCTGTCGCTGATCGAGGGCATGATGTGCGGCGCCGTCCCGGTCGCCACCGATGTCGGCGACTGCGCCTCGATCGTCGCCGGGCACGGCTTCCTCACCCCGCTCGACGCCGAGGCGGTCGCGCAGGCCTGGTGCGAGGCGGTGGAGCGCGGCGCCGAATTCACCCAGGCCCTCGCCCTCAGCCGCGAACGGTTCAGCCGCACCCGCATGATCGCCGCGTACGCCGGACTCGTCGAGCGGGTCCGCGGCGGGTCGGCGGGACGGGTGTCCCTCTCCGTTCCCGAGCCCCTCCCCGAACCCCTCCCGGAACCGTTCTAG
- a CDS encoding MarR family transcriptional regulator: protein MSATSGTSRSAEAPDGGHPGVSHAVLLDTLWASMVSLYADLTTAAAAHGLTYSQAKALNVLRQGPAPMRSLADTLRCDASNITGIIDRLEARGLVHREASPTDRRVKNVILSEEGAAVVARVRDGMHATHQALGALSDDERATLDSLLSRLFRADGDRS, encoded by the coding sequence ATGTCCGCGACATCTGGAACGAGCCGCTCCGCCGAGGCACCGGACGGCGGGCACCCCGGCGTCTCCCATGCCGTGCTGCTCGACACCCTCTGGGCGTCCATGGTCAGCCTCTACGCGGATCTCACCACCGCCGCCGCCGCGCACGGTCTCACCTACAGCCAGGCCAAGGCACTCAACGTGCTGCGCCAGGGTCCGGCCCCCATGCGGTCCCTCGCGGACACGCTCCGTTGCGACGCGTCGAACATCACCGGGATCATCGACCGCCTGGAGGCCCGCGGTCTCGTCCACCGCGAGGCCAGCCCCACCGACCGCCGCGTGAAGAACGTCATCCTCTCGGAGGAGGGCGCGGCCGTCGTGGCACGCGTCCGCGATGGGATGCACGCCACCCACCAGGCGCTGGGCGCGCTGAGCGACGACGAGCGGGCCACCCTCGACAGCCTGCTCTCGCGACTGTTCCGGGCCGACGGGGATCGCTCCTGA